The following coding sequences lie in one Aspergillus luchuensis IFO 4308 DNA, chromosome 8, nearly complete sequence genomic window:
- a CDS encoding uncharacterized protein (TransMembrane:2 (n4-15c22/23o38-61i82-107o)) — protein MFDLITAFTIFALVLGGRAVLASQRSPGLSRGQKIASFLALILYLCGVSLFMWALIWRGLICLKNEPLGPILAQIKELHASLGSASSILLLVSAGLFFLGLCLKLAVFMKRCSMPQKALDGRKPAESFGDKQ, from the exons ATGTTTGATCTAATCACCGCATTCACAATATTCGCCCTCGTGTTAGGGGGACGAGCAGTCTTGGCTTCGCAAAGGTCCCCTGGTTTGAGTAGAGGACAGAAgattgcttcttttcttgctcttaTCCTCTATCTCTGTGGTGTCAGTCTTTTTATGTGGGCACTTATATGGCGAG GTCTTATATGCTTGAAGAACGAACCGTTGGGACCTATCTTGGCACAGATCAAGGAGCTCCATGCTAGCCTTGGTAGCGCTTCTAGCATCCTTTTGTTGGTCTCTGCAggtctcttctttctcgggCTTTGCTTAAAACTGGCAGTATTTATGAAGCGAT GTAGCATGCCCCAGAAGGCGTTAGACGGCCGCAAACCGGCCGAGAGCTTTGGTGACAAGCAATAA